In the genome of Deltaproteobacteria bacterium, the window GGGTGGAATTCGGTTATCGGGGTGATGAGGGCCGGAAAGTGGAGATCTCCCTTCCCACAAACGCACACCCCTTCACGGTCCTGGACGTACCCGGCTACGATCCGGAACTTCCGCTGATCACCGCCGGGGACCTGAAGGTCGACGATCGCTGGGAGCCGAAACCGGGCAAGGCAACCGTCGGTGACGCGTTCCTCCGAACCGTGACCATGACCGCAACCGGCCTCCCCGGCATGGCCTTTCCTCCCCTGGCGATGAAGAGGATCGACGGGGTGGCCATCTATTCCAGACAACCGGCGGTCAGTACCGACACCCAACGAGGCGCCTTTACCGGTAAAAGGGTGGAGACCTATTCCTATGTCTGCCAGCGGGCCGGCGCGTACACCCTGCCGGAGATAGAGATACAGTGGTGGAACCCCGAGGGCGAGGTGCTGCAGCGGGTAACACTGCGTTCGGCCACGTTCCAGGTGGCCCCCAATCCGGCGCTGGAATCCGGCACGCCGCCGGCTGCAGCCGAAGCTTCCGGAGTCCCTTTCCCCTGGCGATGGGCGGTTGCAGCCGCGTTGATTGTGGTTATAATTGTGTTGTTGATGCTGCTTCGGAAAAAAAACAGTCGATCCACACCGCGCGACGAAAACAAAGAGAAAGCGCTATTCAGACAATTCAGGCGGGCCGCCGAATCCAGTGATGCGCCTGAAACCATGCAGACCTTGATGAAGTGGCTCGATGCATCGGGCCATGCAGGCGGCGTGTCCGAATTTGTTCGGATGGTGGGTGAACCAGAACTCGAACACCAACTTGATGCATTGGAAACAAGCTTGTACGGTAAACAGGAAAAGCGTTGGTCGGGTAAAATACTCTACACCACGGTTGCCGACGCACGGCCAAAATTTCTACGACAACGGCATGTCCATCCGGACCGCCGGTACGCGCTCGGACCGCTGAACCCCTGACAGGTCGAAACACAAAAAGGAGATGATGATGATGTCAAAACGCATGCTGACTACGGTATTCGCGGCCCTGATTACTGCGGCCTTCCTCCATTTACCGCTGGCCGATGCGGGCGAGGCACTGCCTTCCTGGCGGGAAGGGAAAGCCAAGCAGTCGATTATCGATTTCGTGAGCCAGGTGGCGCGCAAGGGCTCACCCGATTTTGTAGCGCCGGAAGAGAGAGTTGCGGTGTTCGACAACGACGGCACGCTGTGGTCGGAGCGACCCATCTATTTCCAGTTGTTATTCGCCCTGGACCGGGTTAAGGCACTCGCCCCCAAGCACCCGGAATGGAAAGGCAAGGAGCCCTTTGCGTCGCTGCTCAAGGGCGACGTGGCGGCGGCGCTGGCCGGTGGTGAAAAGGCGATTCTCGAAATCGTCATGTCCACCCACGCCGGCATGACCACGACGGCGTTCGAGAAGATCGTCAAGGATTGGATCGCCACGGCCCGGCATCCCAAGACCGGCAAACGCTATACCGAGATGGTCTTCCAACCGATGCTGGAACTGCTGGTTTTTTTAAGGGCGAATGGCTTCAAGACGTTCATCGTATCGGGCGGCGGCATCGAGTTCATGCGGCCGTGGGCTGAAGCGGTTTACGGCATTCCGCCCGAACAGGTCGTCGGCAGCAGCATCAAGACCAAATTCGAGATGCGCGCCGATGGGCCGGTGCTCGTTCGATTGCCGGAGGTAAACTTCATCGATGACAAGGAGGGCAAACCCGTCGGCATCAACGCTCACATCGGGCGCCGTCCGATTGCCGCCTTCGGCAACTCGGACGGCGACCTGCAGATGCTTCAGTGGACCACCGCAGGAAAAGCGCCGCGATTCGGGCTTTTGGTCCACCACACCGATGCCGAGCGAGAATGGGCCTATGACCGCAAGTCACACGTCGGCAAGCTGGACAAGGCTCTTGACGAAGCCGCGGTCAAAGGCTGGACCGTTGTCGATATGAAGCAGGACTGGAAAGTCATCTATCCTCCGGTAAACTAGCCGTGTTTGAGTTTGCCTTATTGAGCATTTGTCATTTAATTATAAAATTATAAAAGACAGGTACTTAATGTTTTTTGAATAATCTCCGCCCTAAAATAAGTTTTTCAGTCTTCATGCTCTTCCAACCCGGCAAGACTATTGCTGGTGGCACAGTGAGTTGCGCATGTTTGAAGACGGGATTTTACCGTGCGGGCGCATTCCAGCCTCTCAATCAACTGAAAAGCGCTGTATTGGAAGAAGTTGCCTGCTCAGATTAATTCCGAAAGCCGTTTCAGGTAGTAGATCCCCGAAAGGCCCTGGATCGGTTTGGGGACTTTCTCGTTTTTCGACTGAAAATGATGCTTGAACTGCTGGTAGTGTCTGGTATGGAACCCGCACGGTACATGTACCTGCGGTAGCGCCCACACGCTCCTTTTCACTCTTAACATTGAATTCCTGAAGACCGAAATAACATAAAGTACCTGTCCCTAATATCTAATATTATTCAGTCCATTAAGGCTTGATGTAATGGCCGGCCTCTGTTACCTAAAGTAAACACGCGACTCAGGTGTTGGTCAGGGCCATTGGTATACA includes:
- a CDS encoding BatD family protein, whose product is MSRRILHYVLLTAVMLAMSNLCFAAGGPVFLKSELTKPDKIWVGQRLDLNVTLFTTSAFAGVVRFDLPNDSGMVIVADDTHPLLGSETIEGSSYLFKQYTISLFPLSVGPQTIPSFRVEFGYRGDEGRKVEISLPTNAHPFTVLDVPGYDPELPLITAGDLKVDDRWEPKPGKATVGDAFLRTVTMTATGLPGMAFPPLAMKRIDGVAIYSRQPAVSTDTQRGAFTGKRVETYSYVCQRAGAYTLPEIEIQWWNPEGEVLQRVTLRSATFQVAPNPALESGTPPAAAEASGVPFPWRWAVAAALIVVIIVLLMLLRKKNSRSTPRDENKEKALFRQFRRAAESSDAPETMQTLMKWLDASGHAGGVSEFVRMVGEPELEHQLDALETSLYGKQEKRWSGKILYTTVADARPKFLRQRHVHPDRRYALGPLNP
- a CDS encoding haloacid dehalogenase-like hydrolase — its product is MMSKRMLTTVFAALITAAFLHLPLADAGEALPSWREGKAKQSIIDFVSQVARKGSPDFVAPEERVAVFDNDGTLWSERPIYFQLLFALDRVKALAPKHPEWKGKEPFASLLKGDVAAALAGGEKAILEIVMSTHAGMTTTAFEKIVKDWIATARHPKTGKRYTEMVFQPMLELLVFLRANGFKTFIVSGGGIEFMRPWAEAVYGIPPEQVVGSSIKTKFEMRADGPVLVRLPEVNFIDDKEGKPVGINAHIGRRPIAAFGNSDGDLQMLQWTTAGKAPRFGLLVHHTDAEREWAYDRKSHVGKLDKALDEAAVKGWTVVDMKQDWKVIYPPVN